From the bacterium genome, the window GTCTACTCGACAAAAGATTTTAGGTATGTTAGTTTTAGGAGGGTTGTGTTGGGATTATGTGATTGAGAATGGCGGAGATAAAGGGGTTTTAATTACAAATAGCATAAATGATCCCTATCTTGCCGCTGATATTCCAGGAGACCTTATCTGCTGGCATCAACCAGGAAGCCTTACAGCAATATCAAATATTACCTCAGTTGAGGTTCTTTCTGGAACAGGAACAAAGATAAGGGTTATTCCAGAAAAAACCTACACAAAGAAGAATGGGACATTTAGTGTTGATGTAATGGTAAATGATGTTTCGGGTTTAGATCTTGCAGATTTTTATTTATTATTTAACCAATCAAAACTGGCTTTAATAGGAATACCAATACAAGGAACAATTTGGACAGGAAGTGTGTTTTTTGAGGTAGATACCAGCACTATTTCTTTGGGATATATTAAGGTAACTGGCGCAAAGTTTGACAATTCATTTACAGGAACAGGAACACTTATAGAAAAGGCAATATTTCAATCCCTTGTAGATGACCCAACAAGCATTATAGATATCGGAACAGCAACATTACAAAACATAGAAGCAGGTAAAATTCCATCTACCTCTTATTGTGGATATATCTATCCATATAACCTTGCCAATTTTGACCTTCTATATCCCATTGATGTTATTGCAGGAAGACCATGGACAATAACAATAACAGCAAAGAATCAGGCAAATGAACTAGTTTCTGATTACAAAGGTCCAATATCCATATCTTCAAGCCTAGGGACAATAAACTCAACAACAGGCTCTTTTACAAATGGTATAAGCATTTCTACGATTACCAGATATCAAGTAGGAACAATGACCATTATGGTAAATGACTCTCAAGCTAATGTATCAAAAAGCACAGATCCTATAGCAGTAAGGTATGCCTGCGATTTTGGAAGGCAAGGAACTACTAGTTCTGATGAAAAGATAGACATCTATGACCTCCTTCTATTCATTAAATATTGGCGCACAAAGGACTTAAATGGTGATATTGGAGGACAAAATCAGGAAGGAGACCCTCCATACATCATCTCACAGCCAGATGGAAAGGTTGATATGTGGGACCTTATGCTTTTTGTCAAGATGTGGAGGTGGAGCAACAGACAAAAGGATTTATCAATGAATTATAGCACCCCAAGGCTTTTTATAGACCCACCTATGATTGAAGTAGACAAAAGGAGTAACTTTAAGGTTGATGTAAGGATAGAAAACTCTGTTGGGATTATAGGAGATAAAATAAATATAACATACGACCTAAAGAAACTTAATTTGGTCTCTGTCAAAGAAGGAACTTGCTTAACCGATTGTTTCAGCTATGAAACAAAAGAGGGGCTAATTACCATAGATGGATATGGAGGGGATATAGAACAAGGGGCAAAAGATGGAGCTATTGCAACATTAGAGTTTATAGCATTAACAGACGATGAAACAAGCATTTCAATCTCTGAAAGCTATCTTCTAAACAATGAGGGAAAAATAAATGCTTATACAATAGAAAATGCCAATGTATCACCTTGTGGCCCATCATATTCAGCCCTTTTTCAATCCATTCCAAACCCAGCAAAAAGTGGTGTTTGGATTCCCTACCAACTTAGCCAGGGAGGGGATACAAAGATTGTTATCTACAATATTGTTGGCCAGGTAGTGAAGAATATAGACCTTGGGTATAAGGAAAAAAAGTATTATAAAAAATTGGAAGAAGGAAGCGCAGCCTACTGGAATATGAAAAATAACAATGGAGAGATTGTGTCTAATGGTCTTTATTTCTACAAATTATCCTCTGGCAAATTCTCTGATATAAAGACATTGGCTATATCAAAATAATTGAAAAGGCTCTTTTTTTTCCTAATATTAGCCCATATCTCATTCTCGGCAAATATAAAAATAAAGCCAGGCGATATATTTATAAAAAAGGGCGAAAGGTTTACATTAGAAATTTTTGCTGAAGAATTTTCTGGTTTAACAGGAGCTCAGCTTAATCTTTTCTATGACAGCACAAAATTGGGTTTTGAAATTGCAACAGCTGGCTCTCTATTTGATGATATAGGAGATTTTTTTCTTCCACCAGATGATGATAAACAAAGGGTTCTTATTGCTGCAGCAAAGGATTATGGAAATATAGAGAATGGAAGTGGAACAATTGCTTTAATCAGATTTCTTTCTTTAAGTGAAGGCTGGAATGGAAGCCTTACCCTTTCTGATATAATCTTGACAGGCACACCTTCTGATATTCCTGTTGAGACAATTACAAATGCCTATATCCATTCCATTCCAACCACAGCCTTTGATAATATAAATGTCTATCCAAACCCTTGGCGCTCTGATAAGGAGATAAACCCCTGGATAGTCTTTGAGACCCCAGATGGTTCTGATATTTTTATCTATACCATTTCAGGAAGGCTAATAAGGGAATTTAGGGATGTAAGAAGCCCTACAAAATGGATGCTTGATAATCAATTCAATAAACCCATCTCATCTGGAATGTATATCTATCAGATAAAAGATAGGGATGGAAGAAAAACAATGGGAAAAATAGGGATTGCAAAATGAGAAAAATTTTATTTTTTTTTCTTATCCCCTCTTTTCTTTTGGCAATTGAGGAAAAGGAGGGAACATTTGGAGGGGATTTTTTAAGGATTGAAAGGGGCTATATCTGTGGAGATATTGAGAGCGTCTCACAAAACCCAGCTATTATTGGAACATTAGAAGGACCATCATTTCTATTTGGCTATAAAAGCTACCTTTGTGAGACAAAATATTCCTCATTAGCCTTAAGCATCCCATTTAAGAATATTGCCATTTTGTATTCATTAAATTACCTTGATTATGGAAGAATTAAAGAGACAACGCACAATAGCAAAGATGGAACAGGAAGAGAATATTCTGCAGATAGCATATGTTCCAGGTTTGGTTTGGGAGTAAAAACAAAAAACGCAGGTTTTGGAGGAAATATAAACATTGTCCGGGAATCTATAAATGACATAAACGCAGATGGGATAGAAACAAGCTTTGGGTTTATTTTTAATCCAATAGAATCCCTTTTTCTAGGAGGCTCAATTAAAAATATCACATTAAAAAGTCTTTCATTTATAAAAGAAAAGGAAATTTTTCCAAAGGAATTTGGGATTGGAGTAGGTTATAAGAAAAGAAAAATT encodes:
- a CDS encoding cohesin domain-containing protein; protein product: MSTRQKILGMLVLGGLCWDYVIENGGDKGVLITNSINDPYLAADIPGDLICWHQPGSLTAISNITSVEVLSGTGTKIRVIPEKTYTKKNGTFSVDVMVNDVSGLDLADFYLLFNQSKLALIGIPIQGTIWTGSVFFEVDTSTISLGYIKVTGAKFDNSFTGTGTLIEKAIFQSLVDDPTSIIDIGTATLQNIEAGKIPSTSYCGYIYPYNLANFDLLYPIDVIAGRPWTITITAKNQANELVSDYKGPISISSSLGTINSTTGSFTNGISISTITRYQVGTMTIMVNDSQANVSKSTDPIAVRYACDFGRQGTTSSDEKIDIYDLLLFIKYWRTKDLNGDIGGQNQEGDPPYIISQPDGKVDMWDLMLFVKMWRWSNRQKDLSMNYSTPRLFIDPPMIEVDKRSNFKVDVRIENSVGIIGDKINITYDLKKLNLVSVKEGTCLTDCFSYETKEGLITIDGYGGDIEQGAKDGAIATLEFIALTDDETSISISESYLLNNEGKINAYTIENANVSPCGPSYSALFQSIPNPAKSGVWIPYQLSQGGDTKIVIYNIVGQVVKNIDLGYKEKKYYKKLEEGSAAYWNMKNNNGEIVSNGLYFYKLSSGKFSDIKTLAISK
- a CDS encoding T9SS type A sorting domain-containing protein, translating into MKRLFFFLILAHISFSANIKIKPGDIFIKKGERFTLEIFAEEFSGLTGAQLNLFYDSTKLGFEIATAGSLFDDIGDFFLPPDDDKQRVLIAAAKDYGNIENGSGTIALIRFLSLSEGWNGSLTLSDIILTGTPSDIPVETITNAYIHSIPTTAFDNINVYPNPWRSDKEINPWIVFETPDGSDIFIYTISGRLIREFRDVRSPTKWMLDNQFNKPISSGMYIYQIKDRDGRKTMGKIGIAK